A window of Gemmatimonadota bacterium contains these coding sequences:
- a CDS encoding amidohydrolase — protein MRFTTRLIALVLVASPLTAAAQRPDALVEEIDRRAKAVASRVIEWRHDIHQHPELSFQETRTAALVAAHLRALGLEVQTGVGGNGVVGTLRGGRPGPTVALRADMDALPVTELVDVPFKSTTRTVYNGVETGVMHACGHDMHVAILMGTAEVLSGMKAQLPGTVKFIFQPAEEGSPVGGAGPMIAAGVMDNPKVDAIFALHVGPGELGSVEWSAGPRQASADNFRIVVRGKQTHGAMPAAGVDPLVVGAQILLGVQTIVSRQVDLADGALVVTVGAFHGGLRENIIPDTAVMIGTIRSLNPETRRIAHERLRRTATNIAEASGATAEVTIVEGYPPTVNDTPLAEFLAPVLRRTVGAGKVSVGKPSMPAEDFSRFQERVPGVVFGLGVTPTAIDWRTAASNHSPLFQGDDAALETGVRLMANAAAEYLRSGRPRM, from the coding sequence ATGCGCTTCACCACCCGCCTGATCGCCCTCGTCCTCGTCGCCTCGCCCCTCACCGCCGCCGCGCAGCGCCCCGACGCCCTCGTCGAGGAGATCGACCGCCGGGCGAAGGCCGTGGCGTCGCGCGTGATCGAGTGGCGGCACGACATCCACCAGCATCCTGAACTCTCGTTCCAGGAGACCCGCACCGCCGCGCTCGTCGCGGCGCACCTGCGCGCGCTGGGACTCGAGGTGCAGACCGGCGTGGGCGGGAACGGCGTCGTCGGCACGCTGCGCGGTGGCCGTCCCGGCCCCACCGTCGCGCTCCGCGCCGACATGGATGCGCTCCCCGTCACCGAACTCGTGGACGTGCCCTTCAAGTCCACCACGCGCACCGTCTACAACGGCGTCGAGACCGGCGTGATGCACGCCTGCGGGCACGACATGCATGTCGCGATCCTCATGGGCACGGCCGAAGTGCTCTCGGGGATGAAGGCGCAGCTGCCCGGCACCGTGAAGTTCATCTTCCAGCCCGCCGAGGAGGGATCGCCCGTCGGCGGCGCCGGCCCGATGATCGCCGCCGGGGTCATGGACAATCCCAAGGTCGATGCGATCTTCGCGCTCCATGTCGGCCCCGGTGAACTCGGCTCCGTCGAGTGGTCCGCCGGTCCGCGACAGGCGAGCGCCGACAACTTCCGCATCGTCGTGCGCGGCAAGCAGACGCACGGCGCGATGCCGGCCGCGGGCGTCGATCCGCTCGTCGTCGGCGCGCAGATCCTCCTCGGCGTGCAGACCATCGTCAGCCGGCAGGTGGATCTCGCCGACGGGGCGCTCGTGGTGACCGTCGGCGCGTTCCACGGCGGACTCCGCGAGAACATCATCCCCGACACCGCGGTGATGATCGGCACCATCCGCTCGCTCAACCCCGAGACACGCCGCATCGCGCACGAGCGGCTGCGTCGCACGGCGACCAACATCGCCGAGGCGTCGGGCGCGACGGCGGAGGTCACGATCGTCGAAGGGTATCCGCCGACGGTGAATGACACCCCGCTCGCCGAGTTCCTCGCGCCGGTGCTCCGCCGCACGGTCGGGGCGGGGAAGGTCTCGGTGGGCAAGCCGTCGATGCCGGCCGAGGACTTCTCGCGGTTCCAGGAGCGCGTGCCCGGCGTGGTGTTCGGACTCGGCGTGACGCCGACGGCGATCGACTGGCGCACCGCGGCGTCGAACCATTCGCCGCTCTTCCAGGGTGATGACGCGGCGCTCGAGACGGGGGTGCGCCTGATGGCGAACGCGGCGGCGGAGTACCTGCGCTCGGGGCGGCCGCGGATGTGA